From the Anser cygnoides isolate HZ-2024a breed goose chromosome 24, Taihu_goose_T2T_genome, whole genome shotgun sequence genome, one window contains:
- the CEP85 gene encoding centrosomal protein of 85 kDa isoform X1 — protein sequence MLRYSGRRVADVCLTGANKMAALEKHPDLRLQQNSPSAPSPTQKSRFSETDWKTPMLSVKFQSRISRCSSVADSGDAGIGTSCSDSTEDFCNSSNGSSFQPIKTQVTIPTAHVMPSTLGASPSKLCLAGEQSCSQSTSKTAMPGSASEHAGLMRNGDFSAGKSSQVPPRDLLRLYGTSGENGFEQSWHPVSDHMRTEDTWKFDTPAIERTLNQSVFLDSLCADPLHRFQKFNPNSGAAEAGKEHYKVLPESKQAAGANGVCETQDGTWPNGGRLMPTGLQANNFFSKPVTPSSRSWMQDTCALHPHERVCELSAWKQQLENVRLQIEQMQLQNGGACHHPSLYSPSLPAPDPAQWINILNSNENLLKEKELLIDRQRQHISQLEQKVRESELQVHSALLGCAAPYGDVYMLRMQELQRENTFLRAQFAEKTESLSKEKIELERKLAAAEVDAKLIRETLKETMQKHAEELKKQEERIKGRDKHINNLKKKCQKESEQNRERQQRIETLERYLADLPTLEDHQKQSQKLKESELKSTALQETVLALETELGDVRAAFREQEMQLETQKHKELELLSTVRSLQDKVQQCVKNVERGPLAQDGEKQQKIENDSLKKECDCLKKIVDKQQKKMEQLSLQVKNLEEQVAQEEGTSQALKEEAMRRENALQQLRTAVKELSVQNQDLIEKNLTLQERLRQAELTTQPLPAETAHLAQELHAELASCLQDLQSVYSIVTQRAQGKDPNLSLLLGIRSAQYSAKEKDDLLSPDVLAKKLVEVKQLHKEVEDLRTAISDRYAQDMGDNCITQ from the exons ATGCTGCGTTACTCTGGACGAAGGGTAGCTGATGTGTGT TTGACTGGAGCAAATAAGATGGCTGCTCTTGAGAAACACCCAGACCTGAGGCTCCAGCAGAACAGTCCATCGG ctcccagccccactcaGAAGAGTCGTTTCTCAGAGACCGACTGGAAGACGCCGATGTTGTCCGTGAAGTTCCAGAGCCGCATCAGTCGCTGCTCGAGTGTGGCCGACAGCGGGGATGCAGGCATTGGGACCTCCTGCTCAGACAGCACAGAAG ACTTTTGCAATTCCAGTAACGGTTCCTCATTCCAGCCCATCAAAACCCAAGTGACCATCCCGACAGCCCATGTTATGCCATCCACGTTGGGTGCCTCGCCCTCCAAGCTGTGCTTggcaggggagcagagctgtTCGCAGAGTACTTCCAAAACTGCTATGCCAGGTTCGGCTTCTGAACACGCAGGACTCATGAGAAACGGAGACTTTAGTGCCGGGAAGTCATCTCAGGTGCCGCCCAGGGATCTCTTGCGTCTCTACGGGACTTCAGGGGAAAATGGTTTTGAGCAATCCTGGCATCCTGTTTCTGATCACATGAGAACAGAAGATACTTGGAAGTTTGACACCCCTGCCATTGAGCGCACCCTTAATCAGTCTGTCTTTCTGGATAGTTTGTGCGCCGACCCTCTCCACAGGTTTCAGAAGTTCAATCCGAACTCCGGGGCAGCTGAAGCAGGGAAGGAACATTATAAGGTGCTGCCAGAGAGCAAGCAGGCTGCAGGGGCTAATGGAGTCTGTGAAACCCAGGACGGAACGTGGCCAAATGGCGGCAGGCTGATGCCAACGGGACTCCAGGCTaacaatttcttttcaaaaccaGTAACTCCTTCGTCTCGATCTTGGATGCAAGACACCTGCGCGCTACATCCGCATGAGAGGGTCTGCGAGCTCAGTGCTTGGAAACAACAGCTGGAGAACGTGCGGTTGCAAATAGAGCAAATGCAG TTACAAAACGGAGGTGCCTGCCACCACCCCTCCCTGTATTCTCCTTCACTACCTGCACCTGATCCAGCCCAGTGGATCAATATCCTGAACTCCAATGAAAACCTGCTCAAGGAGAAAGAGCTCCTTATTGACAG gCAAAGGCAGCACATATCCCAGTTGGAGCAGAAGGTCCGGGAAAGTGAACTGCAGGTTCACAGTGCCCTGCTTGGCTGTGCAGCGCCCTATGGAGATGTCTACATGTTGAGAATGCAG GAGCTGCAACGGGAGAACACGTTTCTCCGAGCACAGTTCGCAGAGAAGACTGAATCCCTCAGTAAGGAAAAGATTGAATTGGAGAGAAAactggctgctgcagaggtggATGCAAAGCTGATCCGAGAAACGCTGAAGGAAACTATGCAGAAACATGCAGAGGAGTTaaagaagcaggaagaaagg ATAAAGGGAAGAGACAAACACATTAAtaatcttaaaaagaaatgccagaAGGAATCTGAACAAAACAGGGAGAGGCAACAGAGAATCGAGACCCTGGAACGATACCTGGCTGATCTGCCAACTCTTGAGGACCACCAGAAACAGAGTCAGAAG CTAAAGGAATCTGAACTGAAGAGTACTGCTCTGCAAGAAACAGTGCTGGCACTGGAAACAGAGCTTGGAGATGTCCGGGCTGCGTTCAGGGAGCAAGAGATGCAGCTGGAAACCCAAAAACACAAGGAACTGGAGCTTCTTTCTACTGTGCGCAG CTTGCAGGACAAGGTGCAGCAGTGTGTCAAGAATGTGGAGAGAGGGCCTCTTGCACAGGATGGGGAGAAACAACAGAAGATAGAAAATGACTCTCTGAAGAAAGAATGTGACTGTCTCAAGAAG ATTGTGGACAAACAGCAGAAGAAGATGGAGCAGTTGTCTTTGCAAGTAAAG AACCTGGAAGAACAGGTGGCCCAGGAAGAGGGGACAAGCCAAGCTCTGAAAGAGGAGGCAATGAGAAGGGAAAACgcactgcagcagctccggACTGCTGTGAAAGAG CTTTCAGTGCAGAACCAGGATCTCATTGAGAAGAACCTGACCCTTCAGGAACGACTGCGGCAGGCAGAGCTAACGACTCAGCCGCTGCCTGCTGAGACAGCCCACCTTGCCCAGGAGCTGCACGCCGAGCTggccagctgcctgcaggattTGCAGTCTGTCTACAGCATTGTCACTCAGAGGGCGCAGGGCAAGGATCCCAatctctccctgctcctgggcaTTCGAT CTGCACAGTACTCAGCTAAGGAGAAGGATGACCTGCTGAGCCCCGATGTGCTTGCAAAAAAACTGGTGGAGGTAAAACAGCTTCACAAAGAGGTGGAGGACTTGAGGACGGCGATATCTGACAGATATGCTCAGGACATGGGAGACAACTGCATCACTCAGTAA